In Synechococcus sp. KORDI-100, a single window of DNA contains:
- a CDS encoding DUF2237 family protein: MTASTPARSNSRNVLGAPLKVCGCQPMTGWYRNGFCETDPSDQGQHSICCVMTESFLRYSKAQGNDLSTPVPAFQFPGLKPGDHWCVCAPRWKQAYEDGMAPKVCLESTEDTALQVVSLEQLKEHAHQTIS; this comes from the coding sequence ATGACCGCCAGCACTCCGGCCAGATCCAACTCCCGAAACGTGCTCGGGGCACCTCTGAAAGTCTGTGGCTGTCAGCCGATGACGGGTTGGTACCGGAACGGCTTCTGTGAAACCGACCCGTCCGACCAAGGTCAGCACAGCATCTGCTGCGTGATGACGGAATCCTTTCTTCGCTACAGCAAGGCTCAGGGGAATGATCTCTCCACACCGGTGCCGGCCTTTCAGTTCCCCGGTCTGAAGCCTGGCGATCACTGGTGTGTCTGTGCGCCCCGTTGGAAGCAGGCCTACGAGGATGGAATGGCTCCGAAGGTCTGTCTGGAATCCACCGAAGACACGGCTCTGCAAGTGGTTTCACTGGAGCAGCTCAAGGAGCATGCTCACCAGACGATTTCCTGA
- a CDS encoding SDR family NAD(P)-dependent oxidoreductase: protein MSSAGVSDQSWTGTALVVGAGGIGSAVALELSQRFPELTVLTCGRQGPPDQDLKIDLEDDASLDHFTGALQARGDRLRLLFNCSGRLHGPELQPEKRLKQVNRRQLEQQFAINAIAPVLLARAVEPLLKRDQPFHFASLSARVGSIGDNRSGGWYGYRAAKAAQNQLLRCLSLEWSRRWPQTTVTLLHPGTTDTELSKPFQSFVPAEKLFSPQRAAGHLIDVLVRQTPETTGRFLAWDGQEIVW, encoded by the coding sequence GTGAGTTCCGCAGGCGTTTCTGATCAATCCTGGACGGGCACAGCCCTGGTGGTAGGCGCAGGCGGCATCGGCTCCGCTGTCGCCCTGGAGCTCAGCCAACGCTTCCCGGAGCTGACAGTGCTGACCTGTGGACGCCAGGGTCCCCCCGACCAGGACCTTAAGATTGATCTCGAAGACGATGCATCTCTGGATCACTTCACCGGTGCGCTCCAGGCCCGTGGAGATCGTCTGCGGCTTCTGTTCAACTGCAGCGGTCGATTGCATGGACCCGAGCTTCAACCGGAAAAACGCCTCAAGCAGGTGAATCGGCGGCAACTGGAGCAACAGTTCGCGATCAACGCCATCGCTCCTGTTCTGCTGGCGCGGGCCGTGGAACCGCTGCTGAAACGCGATCAACCCTTCCATTTCGCCAGCCTCAGTGCGCGGGTCGGAAGCATCGGGGACAACAGGAGCGGAGGCTGGTACGGCTATCGAGCGGCCAAAGCAGCCCAGAACCAGTTGCTCCGCTGCCTCAGTCTGGAGTGGTCCCGCCGTTGGCCTCAGACCACTGTCACGTTGCTGCATCCGGGGACGACGGACACGGAGTTGTCAAAACCGTTTCAGTCGTTCGTGCCCGCTGAAAAGCTTTTTTCACCCCAGCGTGCGGCCGGACATCTGATTGATGTTCTGGTCCGGCAGACCCCTGAAACGACAGGTCGCTTCCTGGCCTGGGATGGTCAGGAAATCGTCTGGTGA
- a CDS encoding sigma-70 family RNA polymerase sigma factor — MTQRPINGRNVIVEQHLQLVTPIARHYASRTSEDLDDLVQVGRLGLIRASHQFSEQRSTHFNAFARPHIRGAILHYLRDSSGIVRLPRSVEERAQRLMRCRDDSLSAQDHQTLMLYLSKGRWSTLRDDQWVADAQDLEATEQSERQRELMKALNKLPKVEIMAIKAVVLDGMSLRQAGRKLSLSAMTVHRRVKRGLSRLAGAVKTPQPLL; from the coding sequence ATGACCCAACGACCCATCAACGGCCGCAACGTGATCGTTGAACAGCATCTACAGCTGGTGACACCCATCGCCCGTCATTACGCCAGTCGCACCAGCGAGGACCTCGATGACCTCGTCCAGGTCGGCAGGCTTGGTCTGATCCGGGCGTCGCACCAATTCAGCGAACAGCGATCAACACACTTCAACGCCTTCGCACGACCCCACATTCGGGGAGCGATCCTGCATTACCTCAGGGACAGCAGCGGCATCGTCAGGTTGCCGCGGAGCGTTGAGGAGAGGGCTCAACGGTTGATGCGATGCCGAGACGACAGCCTGTCGGCACAGGATCATCAGACCCTGATGCTGTATCTCAGCAAAGGTCGATGGTCGACACTTCGGGACGACCAGTGGGTCGCAGACGCTCAAGACCTCGAGGCAACAGAGCAAAGCGAACGGCAACGCGAGCTGATGAAGGCTCTGAACAAACTCCCGAAGGTTGAAATCATGGCCATCAAAGCTGTGGTTCTTGATGGGATGAGCCTGCGACAGGCGGGTCGCAAGCTCAGTCTTTCAGCGATGACGGTGCATCGCAGGGTCAAACGGGGACTGTCAAGGCTGGCAGGAGCCGTGAAGACACCTCAGCCGTTGCTTTGA
- a CDS encoding DUF3370 family protein — protein sequence MMLRRVPILVVSVVSIATLEIGLPSMASAYVALMAGQRARGLNGTFNNVPVLHSNQPEIVTGPGILVNTAKGSAIAAETNRPLRNPAYTFNGEFGVHMHHKYYPDDKRKMGGRRDRGLLTLALIASNPGRQPVTLRFDKGSVKNSFEAPYLPNNLMGVKPLGKRPWNTGPGDATAVQMLRQELDRKLKPSITIPAGGKAIVVSTVLPARGIANGLLHGRSDGPFTMAVVAAEETNDPRRLISVLNSGRLAPGRIYLNRIRDIQLGRVFSRVAGVALGDTYNASIQHDLRQGPLHVPLTSTARHNFGTRDVQVNPLSTRMADSALNNVGTYGVRYDVTLNLSGSGAHQLVMSHPVVSGKKQFTAFRGSLRIETMEGYREIHVGLRSGESLALADLNLIPGQTNPVKLSLVYPADATPGHLLSVVPVQQLAMLRRREIQLEEARKRLDSKKDRTVSPNALPPVIQAQPQTFNPPTLPRIEPTVQMAPLRSPIMSPVTTPRYQEAIQNQQEWLLEMQGR from the coding sequence ATGATGCTCAGACGAGTCCCAATTCTGGTCGTGAGCGTTGTCTCCATTGCGACCCTTGAGATTGGGCTTCCGTCGATGGCTTCGGCCTATGTGGCGCTCATGGCAGGCCAACGGGCTCGCGGCCTCAATGGCACGTTCAACAACGTGCCTGTTCTCCACTCGAATCAGCCGGAGATCGTGACGGGGCCTGGAATTCTTGTGAACACGGCGAAAGGGTCCGCCATTGCTGCAGAGACCAATCGGCCCCTACGCAATCCGGCATACACCTTCAACGGTGAGTTCGGTGTTCACATGCACCACAAGTACTACCCGGACGACAAGAGAAAGATGGGCGGCCGCCGTGACCGTGGTCTTCTCACCCTGGCCTTGATCGCAAGCAATCCAGGCAGGCAACCCGTCACGCTCCGTTTCGACAAGGGATCGGTCAAAAACAGCTTCGAAGCTCCCTACCTGCCCAACAACCTGATGGGTGTCAAACCCCTCGGTAAGCGTCCCTGGAACACCGGCCCGGGCGATGCGACGGCCGTTCAGATGCTCCGTCAGGAACTGGATCGCAAACTGAAGCCTTCGATCACCATTCCTGCCGGTGGCAAGGCCATCGTCGTCAGCACGGTGCTGCCTGCCCGTGGCATCGCCAACGGCCTGCTGCATGGCCGCAGTGACGGACCATTCACCATGGCGGTCGTTGCCGCGGAGGAAACCAACGACCCTAGACGGTTGATCTCTGTTCTCAACTCCGGGAGACTCGCTCCCGGTCGGATTTACCTGAATCGCATTCGCGACATCCAGCTGGGGCGTGTCTTTTCCCGCGTGGCTGGTGTGGCCCTTGGGGACACCTACAACGCCAGCATCCAGCACGACCTTCGCCAGGGTCCCCTGCATGTTCCGCTCACCAGCACCGCCCGACACAATTTCGGCACGCGGGACGTGCAGGTGAATCCTCTTTCAACCCGGATGGCTGATTCAGCCCTGAACAATGTCGGGACCTACGGCGTTCGTTACGACGTCACCCTCAACCTCAGTGGATCGGGGGCGCATCAGCTGGTGATGAGTCATCCAGTGGTCTCCGGAAAAAAACAGTTCACGGCCTTCCGTGGCTCACTCAGAATCGAAACGATGGAGGGTTACCGGGAAATTCACGTCGGTCTTCGCTCCGGAGAAAGCCTGGCCCTGGCTGATCTGAATCTGATTCCTGGCCAGACCAATCCCGTCAAGTTGAGTCTTGTCTATCCCGCAGATGCCACTCCTGGGCATTTGCTCAGCGTCGTCCCCGTCCAGCAGCTGGCGATGCTCCGACGCCGGGAGATTCAACTGGAGGAGGCCCGCAAACGCCTGGACAGCAAGAAAGACCGCACTGTCTCTCCGAATGCCCTTCCCCCGGTCATTCAGGCCCAGCCGCAAACGTTCAATCCACCAACCCTGCCCAGGATCGAGCCAACCGTGCAGATGGCACCACTGAGGAGTCCCATCATGTCTCCCGTCACGACTCCGCGATATCAGGAAGCGATCCAGAACCAGCAGGAGTGGTTGCTTGAGATGCAAGGTCGATAA
- a CDS encoding DUF4090 family protein, whose product MAIAGPDGVDTAIQAGVDLDGTPIPESMLSLYREVMDLESRRARSGVLKSMRNRVVKTGAKHFDQESLNSRLIAAGWDGLKDKEIAFFFS is encoded by the coding sequence ATGGCGATAGCTGGACCGGATGGCGTTGATACAGCGATTCAGGCGGGTGTTGACCTCGATGGGACGCCGATCCCTGAATCCATGCTCTCCCTCTATCGGGAGGTGATGGATCTCGAAAGCAGACGGGCGCGCAGTGGAGTCCTCAAGTCGATGCGCAACCGCGTGGTGAAGACCGGTGCCAAACACTTCGATCAAGAGTCCCTGAACTCACGCCTGATCGCAGCAGGATGGGATGGTCTCAAAGACAAGGAGATTGCCTTCTTTTTCAGCTGA
- a CDS encoding SpoIID/LytB domain-containing protein — protein MAPLSRVALVVLLTLVVAAIGFVGSSRSISEQFQPNQSGADQGEASLLELLEDPRAADRASSSTALSRASSPSSSPAAGPAGGVAPLVPDVPPLGESVSLPIRVALTSRSPIRSLQTSQGMVCRVQGSGPRLKDRDLLSILRSDRAGSVRCSGGTILINQVPYRHNLEFLRRDQGWIAVNELDLEQYVASVVGAEMPSGWNLEALKAQAVAARSYALAHLARPASRDFNLGDTTRWQVYGGEATRSQRSRDATASTRGIVLSYKGGIVESLYAATSSISAEAHGHLGASMSQQGAQQLALDGLQFNEILGHYYRGASLARLQRDGG, from the coding sequence GTGGCCCCACTCTCTCGTGTGGCTCTGGTGGTGCTTCTAACGCTGGTCGTGGCGGCCATCGGTTTTGTTGGATCGAGTCGATCGATCAGCGAACAGTTTCAGCCAAATCAGTCTGGCGCTGATCAAGGGGAAGCGTCGTTGCTGGAGCTTCTCGAAGACCCCCGGGCTGCAGATCGCGCCAGCTCGAGCACAGCCTTGTCACGAGCCAGCTCGCCAAGCTCCTCACCAGCAGCGGGACCAGCCGGCGGTGTGGCTCCCCTGGTGCCTGATGTCCCCCCTCTGGGCGAGTCGGTCAGCCTGCCGATTCGTGTAGCCCTGACGAGTCGCTCGCCGATCAGAAGCCTCCAGACAAGTCAGGGGATGGTCTGCCGCGTCCAAGGCTCCGGACCACGTCTCAAGGACCGTGATCTTCTTTCGATCCTCCGCAGCGATCGTGCTGGTTCTGTTCGCTGCAGCGGAGGCACGATCCTAATCAATCAGGTTCCCTATCGACACAACCTTGAATTCCTTCGCCGCGATCAGGGCTGGATCGCGGTGAACGAGCTTGATCTCGAGCAGTACGTGGCGTCCGTGGTCGGTGCTGAAATGCCGAGTGGCTGGAATCTTGAAGCACTCAAGGCCCAGGCCGTTGCCGCTCGCTCCTACGCCCTGGCCCATCTGGCCAGACCGGCGTCCCGGGATTTCAACCTCGGAGACACAACCCGTTGGCAGGTTTACGGGGGCGAAGCAACGAGAAGCCAGCGAAGCCGGGACGCCACAGCCAGTACCCGTGGCATCGTCCTCAGCTACAAGGGTGGGATTGTTGAGAGTCTCTATGCGGCGACCAGCTCGATCAGTGCTGAGGCCCACGGCCATCTGGGTGCCAGCATGAGCCAGCAGGGGGCGCAGCAACTGGCTCTGGACGGTCTTCAGTTCAACGAGATCCTCGGTCACTACTACCGAGGCGCATCACTGGCTCGTCTGCAGCGCGATGGCGGCTGA
- a CDS encoding molecular chaperone DnaJ, producing the protein MLSDALINALDNLKPVYGVRSRGAVVEQLLEYLLHQDEEEINDAETSQPSQPIQEASSLVLIRRQDQNEVETPQEALAPPSDTPESAASESAGPESGGIDLPGFVRKRGRQLKQTLRAPSIKAQTTEADPVVAAVCHGDLLAAMGAADDHWTSLYGQPPGATVVEAAITWLSRDLWNSVDASDGRPFTWTGANAAVQELCQQWTTESPTLGRVMVVAGTLEDPFATANLAERMPTMIRRFVNRFRRSHRATSFETLESTMTVHGALKLLGLSTQPGAEVTLSSIKEAYRTSARNAHPDTGGSPESMRRVSEAYQLLSGVYRR; encoded by the coding sequence GTGCTGTCGGATGCGCTGATCAACGCTCTCGACAATCTGAAACCTGTCTACGGAGTGAGGTCTCGGGGAGCCGTCGTTGAACAGCTGCTGGAGTACCTCCTGCATCAGGACGAAGAGGAGATCAACGACGCTGAAACGTCTCAGCCTTCTCAGCCGATCCAGGAAGCCAGCAGTCTGGTCCTGATCCGACGCCAGGATCAGAACGAGGTTGAGACTCCTCAGGAGGCCTTGGCTCCCCCATCCGACACTCCTGAGTCAGCCGCTTCTGAGTCAGCAGGTCCTGAATCGGGTGGCATCGACTTGCCCGGCTTTGTCCGAAAACGTGGTCGTCAGCTCAAGCAGACCCTGCGTGCCCCATCGATCAAGGCTCAGACCACCGAAGCAGATCCTGTCGTGGCGGCTGTTTGCCACGGCGATCTTCTGGCTGCCATGGGTGCTGCCGATGATCACTGGACGTCTCTGTACGGACAGCCACCGGGTGCAACCGTTGTGGAAGCGGCCATCACTTGGCTCTCCAGAGATCTCTGGAACAGTGTGGATGCCAGTGACGGCAGGCCGTTCACCTGGACCGGAGCCAATGCTGCGGTTCAGGAGTTGTGCCAGCAGTGGACGACGGAATCACCGACGCTCGGACGGGTGATGGTGGTGGCTGGGACCCTGGAAGATCCCTTCGCAACAGCCAATCTTGCGGAGCGGATGCCGACGATGATTCGTCGCTTTGTCAATCGCTTCAGGCGCAGTCACAGGGCGACGTCGTTCGAGACCCTGGAATCGACCATGACCGTGCATGGGGCGCTGAAGCTGTTGGGCCTTTCAACCCAGCCGGGAGCCGAAGTGACGCTGTCATCGATCAAGGAGGCCTATCGCACCAGCGCCAGGAACGCTCATCCGGATACGGGAGGCTCTCCTGAATCGATGCGTCGCGTGTCCGAGGCTTACCAGCTGCTCAGCGGCGTCTACCGACGCTGA
- a CDS encoding ATP adenylyltransferase yields MAADTYWHKALRCSDAALSSKALVPLSTELGHISGEAGITYEIRHLTGLPPRHLRASGPKPNPFRPWNEQLQVSLVLNRHVLILNKYPVQNGHMLLITRDWAAQDGWLSLEDWQSVVHVDRDTTGLWFFNSGPSAGASQPHRHLQLLPRHQGERLCPREAWFDAHDLNSQPGTADAGDRLLALHCFIRHFPDQLPEPVELCDHYEQLCDRAGLGSPSDREKPSQPYNLLLSRRWLALIRRHCEGVRGFSVNALGFAGYLLSTEASDRRWLRSAGPESLLRDVLPPGP; encoded by the coding sequence ATGGCGGCTGATACCTACTGGCACAAAGCTCTGCGGTGCAGTGATGCAGCCCTGTCCAGCAAGGCGCTTGTTCCCCTGTCGACCGAGCTTGGGCACATCAGCGGTGAGGCCGGCATCACCTATGAGATTCGCCATCTCACAGGCCTGCCTCCCCGTCATCTGCGTGCATCGGGGCCGAAACCGAATCCATTCCGCCCCTGGAATGAACAGCTTCAGGTGTCGCTGGTGCTCAACCGGCATGTGCTGATCCTGAACAAATATCCAGTTCAGAACGGCCACATGCTCCTGATCACTCGCGATTGGGCTGCACAGGATGGCTGGCTGAGCCTGGAGGATTGGCAATCCGTTGTGCATGTCGATCGCGACACGACTGGATTGTGGTTTTTCAACAGTGGGCCGTCGGCTGGTGCCAGCCAACCGCATCGTCATCTGCAGTTGCTTCCACGCCACCAGGGCGAACGGCTCTGTCCTCGCGAAGCATGGTTTGACGCGCATGATCTGAACTCACAACCTGGGACAGCTGACGCTGGGGACAGGCTGCTGGCTCTTCATTGTTTTATCCGGCATTTCCCTGATCAACTTCCCGAGCCGGTCGAGCTCTGTGATCACTACGAACAACTCTGCGATCGTGCCGGCCTGGGTTCACCCTCCGACCGTGAAAAGCCGAGCCAGCCTTACAACCTTCTGCTGAGCCGACGATGGCTGGCTTTGATTCGACGGCACTGCGAGGGCGTGAGGGGCTTCAGTGTGAATGCGCTCGGATTTGCCGGCTATCTGCTGAGCACGGAGGCCTCCGATCGACGCTGGCTGCGGAGCGCTGGCCCTGAATCTCTGCTGAGAGACGTTCTGCCACCAGGTCCGTGA
- the metH gene encoding methionine synthase has protein sequence MAASTTTKAAVTSRFLRRLHSPERPVLVFDGATGTSLQQMDLTLEDFGGADLEGCNENLVVTRPDAVQAVHQQFLEAGCDVIETDTFGAASIVLAEYGLEDQAFALNKKAAELAREMADRYSTDEKPRFVAGSMGPTTKLPTLGHIDFDSMSASFREQAEGLLAGDVDLFIVETCQDVLQIKAALQGIEEAFERTGQRRPLMVSVTMETTGTMLVGSDIAAVVSILEPFPIDILGLNCATGPEQMKEHIRYLSEHSPFAVSCIPNAGLPENIGGVAHYRLTPTELKMQLMHFVEDLGVQVIGGCCGTTPAHIGALSELSAQLKPAERSLARVEPAASSIYGITPYHQDNSFLIIGERLNASGSRKVRELLADEDWDGLVSVARGQVKENAHVLDVNVDYVGRDGERDMHELVSRLVTNVNLPLMLDSTEWQKMEAGLKVAGGKCILNSTNYEDGDERFFKVLELARRYGAGVVVGTIDEDGMARTAEKKFSIAQRAYRDALEFGLPAHEIFYDPLALPISTGIEEDRLNGKATVDAIRLIRDNLPGVHVVLGVSNVSFGLSPAARITLNSVFLHDCCEAGMDAAIVSPAKILPLIKINGDHQTICRDLINDNRTFDNGICTYDPLTELTKLFEGVSTKEARASGPSLADLPVEERLKQHIIDGERIGLEPALDEGLKTYKPLEIVNTYLLDGMKVVGELFGSGQMQLPFVLQSAETMKSAVAYLEPHMEKTEGESSSKGKFLIATVKGDVHDIGKNLVDIILTNNGYEVVNLGIKQSCEAIIEAQLEHKADCIAMSGLLVKSTAFMKDNLSAFNEAGIDVPVILGGAALTPRFVQKDCRDVYNGKVIYGRDAFADLRFMDALMDAKVKDTWSNSQGFLDGAPQGVGLDDNDEVEAPAVAKNNDSTEDVPSTPAVVSRERSETVPAEAAVTPPFHGAAILTEQDIPLDDVFRYLDRNALFAGQWQIRKTQQQSREDYDAMLAEKAEPVLLQWIDRCLDERLLTPRVAYGYFPVGRDGNSLRVFDASGDQELGRFDLPRQRSGNRYCIADFFRDLQTDGRPSDVLPMQAVTMGDKASEVAKELFQGDHYSDYLYFHGLAVQMAEALAEWVHARIRDELGFPDPDSMPLRDVLAQRYRGSRYSFGYPACPNVADSRQQLDWLDANRIGLSMDASDQLEPEQSTTALVAIHSKARYFSA, from the coding sequence ATGGCTGCCAGCACGACAACCAAAGCTGCCGTGACATCCCGTTTTCTCCGTCGTCTGCACAGCCCTGAACGGCCGGTGCTGGTTTTTGACGGAGCCACGGGCACCAGCCTTCAGCAGATGGATCTCACCCTGGAGGATTTTGGTGGGGCCGATCTGGAAGGCTGCAACGAGAACCTTGTTGTGACAAGGCCTGATGCGGTTCAGGCCGTTCATCAGCAGTTTCTGGAAGCTGGCTGCGATGTGATCGAAACAGACACATTCGGTGCTGCCTCAATCGTGCTCGCTGAATACGGATTGGAGGATCAGGCCTTCGCGCTGAACAAAAAAGCAGCTGAACTGGCCCGTGAAATGGCTGATCGTTACAGCACTGACGAGAAGCCTCGTTTCGTGGCCGGCTCGATGGGACCCACCACGAAGCTGCCCACGCTCGGACACATCGACTTCGATTCGATGTCCGCGTCCTTTCGAGAACAGGCGGAAGGTCTTCTGGCAGGAGACGTTGATCTGTTCATCGTCGAAACCTGTCAGGACGTTCTTCAGATCAAGGCAGCCCTGCAGGGCATCGAGGAGGCCTTCGAGCGCACGGGACAACGACGTCCATTGATGGTGTCCGTGACCATGGAGACGACGGGAACGATGTTGGTGGGATCCGATATCGCTGCTGTCGTGTCCATCCTGGAACCCTTCCCCATCGACATTCTTGGCCTGAATTGCGCCACCGGCCCGGAACAGATGAAGGAGCACATCCGCTACCTCTCCGAGCATTCGCCATTTGCGGTGAGCTGCATTCCCAATGCCGGACTACCGGAGAACATCGGCGGTGTTGCCCATTACCGACTGACGCCGACGGAACTGAAGATGCAGCTGATGCATTTCGTCGAGGATCTCGGGGTCCAGGTCATCGGCGGTTGTTGTGGCACCACGCCAGCGCACATCGGAGCCCTGTCGGAACTGTCGGCCCAGCTGAAGCCCGCCGAGCGGAGCCTCGCCAGGGTGGAACCGGCAGCGTCGTCGATCTACGGCATCACGCCGTACCACCAGGACAATTCCTTCCTGATCATCGGAGAACGTCTCAACGCCAGTGGCAGCCGCAAGGTCCGCGAACTTCTGGCTGACGAGGACTGGGATGGCCTCGTCTCCGTCGCCCGCGGCCAGGTGAAGGAGAACGCCCATGTTCTCGACGTCAATGTCGACTATGTGGGGCGCGATGGCGAACGCGATATGCACGAGCTGGTGAGTCGGCTTGTCACGAACGTCAATTTGCCCCTGATGCTCGACTCCACCGAGTGGCAGAAGATGGAAGCCGGCCTCAAGGTGGCAGGCGGCAAATGCATCCTCAATTCCACCAACTACGAGGATGGTGATGAGCGCTTCTTCAAGGTGCTCGAGCTGGCCAGGCGTTACGGAGCTGGAGTTGTCGTTGGCACCATCGACGAGGATGGAATGGCGCGGACAGCTGAGAAAAAATTCAGCATCGCCCAGCGGGCCTACCGGGATGCCCTCGAATTCGGTCTGCCGGCCCATGAAATCTTCTATGACCCCCTCGCCCTGCCGATTTCAACCGGCATCGAAGAAGATCGTCTGAATGGCAAGGCAACGGTTGATGCCATCCGACTGATCCGCGACAACCTTCCCGGCGTTCATGTTGTCCTCGGGGTGAGCAATGTCAGTTTCGGTTTGTCTCCTGCGGCGCGCATCACCCTCAACTCCGTCTTCCTGCACGATTGCTGCGAAGCCGGTATGGATGCGGCCATTGTCAGCCCGGCGAAGATCCTGCCGCTGATCAAGATCAACGGCGACCATCAGACGATCTGCCGCGATCTGATCAATGACAACCGGACATTCGACAACGGAATCTGCACCTACGACCCGCTGACCGAACTCACGAAACTGTTCGAGGGCGTCAGCACCAAGGAGGCCCGGGCCTCCGGTCCCTCCCTCGCGGACTTGCCTGTTGAGGAACGCCTCAAACAGCACATCATCGACGGTGAACGGATCGGTCTCGAGCCGGCACTTGATGAAGGTCTCAAGACCTACAAACCACTGGAAATCGTCAACACCTACCTGCTGGATGGCATGAAGGTGGTGGGTGAATTGTTCGGCAGCGGGCAGATGCAGCTGCCTTTCGTGCTCCAGAGCGCTGAAACGATGAAGTCAGCCGTGGCTTACCTGGAACCCCACATGGAGAAAACCGAGGGGGAAAGCAGCAGCAAAGGGAAGTTCCTGATCGCCACCGTGAAGGGAGACGTTCATGACATCGGTAAAAATCTGGTCGACATCATCCTCACCAACAATGGCTACGAGGTGGTCAACCTCGGGATCAAGCAGAGCTGTGAAGCCATTATCGAGGCCCAGCTGGAACATAAGGCGGATTGCATCGCCATGAGCGGGCTGCTTGTGAAGTCGACGGCCTTCATGAAAGACAACCTCAGTGCTTTCAACGAAGCAGGGATTGATGTTCCGGTGATCCTCGGTGGTGCCGCACTCACCCCCCGTTTCGTTCAGAAGGATTGCCGGGATGTCTACAACGGCAAGGTGATTTACGGCCGCGACGCCTTCGCTGATCTGCGCTTCATGGATGCGCTGATGGATGCCAAGGTCAAGGACACCTGGAGCAACAGCCAGGGATTTCTCGATGGCGCACCACAGGGTGTCGGCCTTGATGACAACGATGAGGTCGAGGCCCCCGCCGTCGCCAAGAACAACGACAGCACCGAAGACGTGCCCTCAACGCCTGCGGTGGTCAGCAGGGAACGCTCTGAGACCGTACCCGCCGAAGCCGCGGTGACACCACCCTTTCACGGTGCAGCGATCCTCACGGAGCAGGACATTCCCCTGGATGACGTCTTCCGGTATCTGGACCGCAATGCCCTGTTCGCCGGCCAGTGGCAGATCCGTAAAACCCAGCAGCAGAGCCGCGAGGACTACGACGCGATGCTGGCCGAAAAAGCGGAACCTGTGTTGCTGCAGTGGATTGATCGCTGCCTGGATGAACGGCTGCTGACGCCTCGTGTGGCCTACGGCTACTTCCCAGTCGGCAGGGACGGAAATTCCCTGCGGGTGTTCGATGCCAGTGGAGATCAGGAACTCGGACGTTTTGACCTGCCTCGTCAACGGTCAGGCAATCGCTACTGCATTGCAGATTTCTTCCGGGACCTTCAAACCGATGGCCGCCCCAGCGATGTCTTGCCGATGCAGGCGGTCACCATGGGCGACAAGGCCAGTGAGGTGGCCAAGGAGCTGTTCCAGGGCGATCACTACAGCGATTATCTGTACTTCCACGGCCTTGCCGTCCAGATGGCTGAGGCCCTGGCGGAGTGGGTGCACGCACGCATCCGCGACGAGCTCGGTTTCCCCGATCCCGACAGCATGCCGCTGCGGGATGTTCTTGCTCAGCGCTATCGAGGCAGCCGCTATTCCTTCGGCTACCCGGCCTGTCCGAACGTGGCCGATTCGAGGCAACAGCTCGACTGGCTCGACGCCAACCGTATCGGCTTGAGCATGGATGCCAGTGATCAGCTGGAACCAGAACAGAGCACCACGGCTCTGGTGGCGATTCACAGCAAGGCCCGTTACTTCAGTGCGTAA